The genomic region ACACTGATAATTTGAAAGTGATGACATCTTAAATTTATGTCCCTCTCTCCAATCTCTTCCATAAGCCATGTAttgaaaacccaagaaacccagCTGGCATTTCTCCAGGTCTGGGAGGAAGTGTGGAATAAAACCCAACGTAAAGAGCTATGACAGcgcctggagctgggatgtcTCCTGCCTTTGTGGGAGTGCTATGTTGTTCCTTGAAAATTAGGATGTTTTTACGAGGCTATTTTGAAGTTTATGAGTACAACCTGGCGCTGACTTTGCTCTTCCCAAGGGCTTCCATCTGAGATGGTGGAAATGCCCCTTGTGATGGATAATAATGATGGCTAAAGAGGCTGCAAGCCCCCAAGACCTCCTCACTCAGTCGTTTTCTCCTCTGGCAGGTCTTCCATGAGCTTCTCCCGCTCAAACCTGGCACCCTTCTTGTCTTACAGGACGTGGGCTCTCTCTCATGCCTTGTCTCGCTCTTCTCCCCTCCTGAAACCTTCTCCTGAAGGATGGCAGCCGCCTCTTTCCGCTACGGCCTGACCATCACGGGGGCCGTGCTGCTggtgacagggacactgtgCTTTGCCTGGTGGAGTGATGGGGAGGTGGGCTCCGGCAGCGGGGCTCGCCTCCTGCCTCCCCGGGAAGCCGAGGCcgtccccagctcctcctcctccagcgcCCTGCTCCGCTCCGTCAGCTTCTTCTGCTGCGGCATCGGCGGCATCCTCCTCATCTTCGGCCTCCTCTGGTCCGTCAAGGCCAACGCCAGGGTGGTGTCCCGGCGCTACCAGTACCATttccccagggacctgcagtaCTTCACGGCGGAGCCTCCGGAGAAGTGGAACTGCAGGTGGGAGCCTCGTCCTCGCCTGGGTGGGCAGAGGTGGAGGGTGGGTCTGGCTGTCCCTGATCTTAAACCTGCTCCCAGCCTTGCTGGCTGGTGAACTCACAGGAGCAGCaacactgctctgtgctcttctCCTGCTCCCCGAGCAGATGCTCCTGCTCATTAATGTCAACCCAAGCCCCCAcagtcccctccctgcccacccccctCCGTGCCCATGctggctgcatccagctctccTTGCCCTGCAGGGCCATCCTGTGCTGAGGGACACATCTCCTTATCAGGGCCACCAAGCAGAAGAATACATTGGTTTTCTGGCAGAAGGTTTGGAtgtgggggtggggaggggtcaCTCAGAGCTCCAGTCTTGGTCTCCCAGGTCTGCAACGCTCTGTAAGGATGAGAGTGTTTATAACATCTTTAATGGAATCAAAATCTTTCTTACAAAggaattaaatgggaaaaaaaacaaacctgtaaATAATCCTTGGAATGGCATCAAGGTAGGAATGTAGGCATAAGATCCTTTATGAAGCCCATTTCAGGGTATAGAAAGACTCCTTGCCATGCCCTGAACACCACTGTTGCTTTTCAGATTCC from Cinclus cinclus chromosome 8, bCinCin1.1, whole genome shotgun sequence harbors:
- the TMEM61 gene encoding transmembrane protein 61 — translated: MAAASFRYGLTITGAVLLVTGTLCFAWWSDGEVGSGSGARLLPPREAEAVPSSSSSSALLRSVSFFCCGIGGILLIFGLLWSVKANARVVSRRYQYHFPRDLQYFTAEPPEKWNCSTWDASAIPTYEEALSCRPAHGAPAYVQPPGRKEELTPPLYRYLEEDESWQGGRRRSSSDSALFRPSPSWLDTPQPEEPQATPPPSYENITSELGLPGPGLCGRLPSPPALN